One window of Flavobacteriales bacterium genomic DNA carries:
- a CDS encoding response regulator, protein MGFFTRYVESIFPKETNKWIVRLFFGISIQLGLAGLLLSPSASNYLVPAFEIIPVVVVFYLLSVMFRAMRRDRGGADLFFFGMIILVILVVNDVLHNRNIIDTINAIPYGFFTVLFIHSFLLAKHFSDSFASSERLAWELNRTNQELELKVKKRTEQLQRERTNYSTIVQNTEDLIWLVDTDLRYVSGNQAHLDAHFAVTVNILQPGEHVLPNEGPLTQNLKAIYESYRSALSGETFSIELESTARDRIMEYSFHPILNDDKKIDGVTVFGRDITNRKRYEDELKKAKEAAEEASKSKAEFLSIMSHEIRTPMNAVIGMSNILMDENPRDDQLENLKILSFSAENLLSLVNDVLDFSMIEAGKIDIDHHAFSLHVMLEGLYKAQKSVAQEKGIGLICTLDDKLPSKVMGDRVRLGQILNNLVGNAIKFTESGEVNINVEVQELSEEVCLARFSVSDTGIGIPEEKMGAIFDHFSQAESSITRQYGGTGLGLTITRRLLHLLDSDVQVESEVGKGSKFFFDLKFELPNEGHAAVEAGNGAVPSVDQLSGKEVLLVEDNQFNFIIAQKFLEKWGMKVDHVENGELVMTALAQKEYDLVLMDLQMPVIDGYIAAGKIRKSDAPFSKVPIIALTASALMDVSNRVKEAGMNDYVSKPFNPNDLQTKILRTIHLN, encoded by the coding sequence ATGGGTTTCTTTACTCGGTACGTCGAATCGATCTTCCCGAAAGAAACCAACAAATGGATCGTTCGCTTATTCTTTGGAATCTCCATACAATTGGGACTAGCGGGCCTTCTGCTATCTCCCTCCGCTTCGAATTACTTGGTTCCTGCCTTTGAGATCATTCCAGTGGTCGTGGTCTTTTACCTGCTCTCGGTAATGTTCCGGGCCATGCGTCGCGATCGAGGTGGAGCCGATCTCTTCTTTTTCGGGATGATCATCTTGGTAATCCTGGTGGTGAACGACGTGCTTCACAACCGCAACATCATCGATACCATCAATGCCATTCCTTACGGATTCTTTACCGTGCTTTTCATTCACAGCTTCCTTCTGGCTAAGCACTTTTCCGATTCCTTTGCTTCTTCGGAGCGCCTTGCTTGGGAGTTGAATAGAACCAATCAAGAGCTCGAACTCAAGGTCAAGAAAAGAACGGAACAGTTGCAGCGCGAACGAACGAACTATTCGACGATCGTCCAGAATACCGAAGATCTCATATGGCTGGTCGATACCGACCTCCGATATGTTAGCGGTAATCAGGCACATCTGGATGCCCATTTTGCCGTGACCGTTAATATTCTGCAGCCAGGCGAGCACGTACTGCCGAATGAGGGTCCTTTAACTCAAAATCTGAAAGCCATTTACGAATCGTACCGATCGGCTTTGAGCGGTGAAACATTCTCTATCGAACTCGAAAGCACGGCGCGTGATCGGATCATGGAATACAGCTTTCATCCGATCTTGAACGACGACAAAAAGATCGATGGTGTAACCGTTTTCGGACGTGACATCACGAACCGTAAACGTTACGAAGACGAGTTGAAAAAGGCCAAAGAAGCCGCAGAGGAAGCCTCCAAGTCCAAGGCAGAGTTCCTTTCGATCATGAGTCATGAGATTCGGACACCCATGAACGCGGTGATCGGTATGAGTAACATTCTCATGGACGAAAACCCACGGGACGATCAGCTCGAGAATTTGAAGATATTGAGCTTTAGTGCCGAGAACTTGCTCAGCTTGGTTAATGACGTACTCGACTTCAGTATGATCGAAGCCGGTAAAATCGATATCGATCACCACGCCTTTAGTCTTCATGTCATGTTGGAAGGGTTGTATAAAGCGCAGAAAAGCGTGGCTCAAGAAAAAGGTATAGGGCTTATTTGCACGCTCGATGATAAGCTGCCCTCAAAAGTCATGGGTGATCGTGTGCGGCTCGGACAAATATTGAATAACCTAGTTGGAAACGCCATTAAATTCACCGAGTCCGGTGAAGTGAATATCAACGTCGAAGTGCAAGAACTTTCGGAGGAAGTATGCCTTGCTCGATTCTCCGTTTCGGATACCGGGATCGGTATTCCAGAAGAAAAGATGGGAGCCATATTCGATCATTTTTCTCAAGCCGAATCGTCTATCACGAGACAATACGGAGGAACGGGGCTTGGATTAACGATCACGAGACGCCTCTTACATTTACTCGATTCCGATGTTCAGGTGGAATCAGAAGTGGGTAAAGGATCGAAGTTCTTCTTCGATTTGAAGTTTGAGCTGCCGAACGAAGGTCACGCTGCAGTTGAAGCAGGTAATGGTGCCGTGCCTTCCGTGGATCAGCTTTCCGGTAAAGAAGTACTGCTTGTTGAAGACAATCAATTCAATTTCATCATTGCACAGAAGTTCTTAGAGAAGTGGGGAATGAAGGTCGATCATGTCGAGAATGGAGAACTGGTAATGACGGCATTGGCTCAAAAAGAATACGACTTAGTTCTCATGGACCTCCAGATGCCAGTAATAGACGGCTACATAGCAGCCGGGAAGATTCGAAAATCCGACGCTCCCTTTTCTAAAGTGCCCATCATTGCACTTACGGCAAGCGCGCTCATGGATGTGAGTAACAGGGTAAAAGAAGCCGGTATGAACGACTACGTATCGAAACCCTTTAATCCAAATGATCTACAGACTAAAATCTTGCGTACTATTCACCTGAATTGA